A part of Plasmodium coatneyi strain Hackeri chromosome 8, complete sequence genomic DNA contains:
- a CDS encoding 60S Ribosomal protein L44, with protein MVNVPKTRKTYCSNKCKKHTMHKVSQYKKGKERLSALGRRRYDMKQKGFGGQTKPVFKKKAKTTKKIVLKLECTKCKKKRFQTLKRCKTFEMGADKKKKGAVY; from the exons ATGGTGAACGTTCCCAAAACGAGGAAAACCTACTGCAGCAACAAATGCAAGAAGCATACCATGCACAAGGTCAGTCAgtacaaaaagggaaaggaacgaTTGTCGGCcttgggaagaagaagatacgACATGAAGCAGAAGGGTTTCGGAGGCCAAACCAAGCCCgtttttaagaaaaaggcCAAAACTACCAAAAAGATTGTTCTCAAATTG GAATGCACGAAATGCAAGAAAAAACGATTTCAAACCCTGAAGAGATGCAAAACGTTTGAGATGGGAGCcgataagaagaaaaagggagccGTTTATTAA
- a CDS encoding 1-cys-glutaredoxin-like protein-1, whose product MIIRNSCRILLRMNRNIVRRNLKFFSCNHISKVNFSTSLQDNQNGGPEKKISNGSDDFKDFEKSDVYQTLKGKIKEILEKEKIVLFMKGTPESPLCGFSAKVVHILNNMNVKDYVYIDVMKNNDLREAIKIYSNWPYIPHLYVNNNFVGGYDIISDLYTSGELQEMVK is encoded by the exons atgaTAATAAGAAACAGTTGTAGGATCCTCCTTCGCATGAATCGGAACATAGTGAGGAGAAACCTAAAGTTCTTTTCATGCAATCATATTTCAAAAGTGAACTTCAGTACTTCCCTTCAAGATAATCAAAATGGAGGACCCGAGAAGAAGATAAGCAACGGCTCGGACGACTTTAAAGACTTTGAAAAATCGGATGTGTACCAG ACtcttaaaggaaaaattaaggaaatccttgagaaggagaaaattgtGCTCTTTATGAAGGGAACCCCGGAAAGTCCTCTGTGCGGGTTTAGCGCAAAG GTTGTCCACATACTGAATAATATGAACGTAAAGGACTACGTATACATCGACGTAATGAAAAACAACGACTTGCGCGAGGCGATAAAGATTTACAGCAATTGGCCCTACATTCCCCACTTATACGTAAATAACAACTTCGTCGGTGGTTACGACATTATCTCAGATTTGTACACCAGTGGAGAGCTACAGGAGATGGTCAAGTAA
- a CDS encoding Circumsporozoite protein — translation MKNFILLAVSSILLVDLFPTHFGHNVDLSRAINLNGVSFNNVDTSLLGAAQVRQSASRGRGLGEKPKKKAEKKEEEPKKPNENKLKQPVDGARDGPAPAADGARDGPAPAADGARDGPAPAADGARDGPAPAADGARDGPAPAADGARDGPAPAADGARDGPAPAADGARDGPAPPADGARDGPAPPAADGARDGPAPPAADGARDGPAPPAGQGGGNAAGQAQGGGNAGNKKAGDAAGNAGAAKGQGQNNEGANVPNEKVVNDYLQKIRSTVTTEWTPCSVTCGNGVRLRRKAHAEKKKPEDLTMDDLDVEVCAMDKCAGIFNFVSNSLGLVILLVLALFN, via the coding sequence ATGAAGAACTTCATTCTCTTGGCCGTTTCTTCCATCCTGTTGGTGGACTTGTTCCCCACGCACTTCGGACATAATGTAGATCTCTCCAGGGCCATAAATTTAAATGGAGTAAGCTTCAATAATGTAGACACCAGTTTACTTGGCGCAGCACAGGTAAGACAAAGTGCTAGCCGAGGCAGAGGACTTGGTGagaaaccaaaaaaaaaggcggaaaaaaaagaagaagaaccaaAAAAGCCAAATGAAAATAAGCTGAAGCAACCAGTAGATGGAGCACGAGATGGGCCAGCACCAGCAGCAGATGGAGCAAGAGATGGACCAGCACCAGCAGCAGATGGAGCACGAGATGGACCAGCACCAGCAGCAGATGGAGCAAGAGATGGACCAGCACCAGCAGCAGATGGAGCAAGAGATGGACCAGCACCAGCAGCAGATGGAGCAAGAGATGGACCAGCACCAGCAGCAGATGGAGCACGAGATGGACCAGCACCAGCAGCAGATGGAGCAAGAGATGGGCCAGCACCACCAGCCGATGGAGCAAGAGATGGGCCAGCACCACCAGCAGCAGATGGAGCACGAGATGGACCAGCACCACCAGCAGCAGATGGAGCACGAGATGGGCCAGCACCACCAGCAGgacaaggaggaggaaatgcAGCAGGCCAAGcacaaggaggaggaaatgcCGGAAACAAAAAAGCAGGAGACGCAGCTGGAAACGCAGGAGCAGCAAAAGGACAGGGACAAAATAATGAAGGTGCGAATGTCCCAAATGAGAAAGTTGTGAATGATTACCTACAGAAAATTAGATCTACCGTTACCACCGAATGGACTCCATGCAGTGTAACCTGTGGAAATGGTGTAAGACTTAGAAGAAAAGCTCatgcagaaaagaaaaaaccagAGGACCTTACCATGGATGACCTTGACGTGGAAGTTTGTGCAATGGATAAGTGCGCTGGCATATTTAACTTTGTGAGTAATTCATTAGGGCTAGTCATATTGTTAGTCCTAGCATTATTCAATTAA